Proteins from one Calditrichota bacterium genomic window:
- the recJ gene encoding single-stranded-DNA-specific exonuclease RecJ, translating into MNLKWVLNDKISTDAIYEFAQQLKVPLIIAKILITRGVDTFDKAKLFFRGNLDDLHDPFLMQDMGKAVERIVDAIRKKEKVLIYGDYDVDGITSVSTLYLLLNDLYAEVSYYIPHRVQEGYGISKLGIDEAAKQGVSLIISVDCGITAVKEIEYARQRGIDVIISDHHEQGPELPDAYAVLDPKCERSNYPFQELAGVGVAYKLGQALVQYLDLEPEYMTKYLDLVAIGSTADIVPLIDENRIFVREGLRLINQTDKPGLQALLSVSGLADKPIGTGQIVFILAPRLNAVGRLSDAAFAVKLLTTRNPRVAWDIANMLENENRARKNIDEDTFRQAQSLVDSDYDLSRDFGLVLAKDGWHPGVIGIVASRVVEKYYRPTVMISVDTEMGKGSARSINGFDIFEAIQQCEDLLVGYGGHKYAAGLTIEKDKIAEFRKRFNEIAKANLDDDLLQPKLRIDGRLRLADISPRLVQLLKLFAPFGPQNTRPIFQSDHLQVVGNPAIVGRNHLKFRVRQDGIVFDAIGFNLGDLIYRIEPGSQNLDMAYVIEENTYMGRTQLQLRVKDLR; encoded by the coding sequence ATGAACTTGAAATGGGTACTCAATGACAAAATTTCAACCGATGCAATTTATGAATTCGCGCAACAATTAAAAGTTCCACTGATTATCGCTAAAATCTTGATTACCCGCGGCGTCGATACATTTGACAAAGCGAAATTATTCTTTAGGGGCAATCTCGACGATTTGCACGATCCTTTTCTCATGCAGGACATGGGCAAGGCCGTCGAGCGCATCGTTGACGCCATCCGTAAAAAAGAAAAAGTTCTCATTTATGGCGATTACGATGTCGATGGCATTACTTCGGTTTCTACGCTCTATCTTTTGCTGAACGATTTGTACGCCGAAGTGAGCTACTACATCCCCCATCGCGTCCAGGAAGGCTATGGCATCAGCAAGCTCGGCATCGACGAAGCCGCTAAACAGGGGGTATCGCTGATTATCTCGGTAGATTGCGGAATTACTGCCGTCAAAGAAATTGAATATGCGCGACAGCGTGGAATTGATGTCATTATTAGCGATCATCATGAGCAAGGGCCGGAGCTTCCTGACGCCTACGCTGTGCTTGATCCCAAATGCGAACGATCCAATTACCCGTTTCAGGAATTGGCCGGCGTCGGCGTAGCTTACAAATTGGGACAGGCGCTCGTTCAGTATCTGGATTTAGAGCCAGAATACATGACAAAATATCTGGACCTGGTCGCGATTGGCAGCACTGCAGACATCGTGCCTCTCATTGACGAAAACCGTATTTTTGTCAGAGAAGGGCTGCGGCTCATCAACCAAACCGACAAACCCGGATTGCAGGCATTGCTCAGCGTATCCGGTCTTGCTGACAAGCCCATCGGCACGGGCCAGATTGTCTTTATTTTGGCTCCGCGGCTCAACGCAGTCGGCAGACTCAGCGACGCCGCTTTTGCAGTCAAACTTCTCACGACGCGCAACCCGCGAGTCGCCTGGGACATCGCCAACATGCTCGAAAATGAAAATCGTGCGCGGAAAAATATTGACGAGGACACTTTTAGACAGGCGCAGTCGCTCGTTGACTCTGACTATGATTTGAGCCGCGATTTTGGACTGGTGCTGGCAAAAGACGGCTGGCATCCCGGCGTTATTGGGATCGTTGCCTCGCGCGTTGTGGAAAAGTATTATCGCCCCACAGTAATGATTTCCGTCGACACAGAAATGGGCAAAGGCTCCGCGCGAAGTATCAACGGCTTTGATATTTTTGAAGCAATTCAACAATGTGAAGATTTGCTCGTCGGTTACGGCGGTCATAAATACGCTGCCGGGCTAACAATTGAAAAGGACAAAATTGCTGAATTTCGCAAACGATTTAATGAGATTGCCAAAGCAAATTTAGACGACGATTTGCTGCAACCCAAATTGCGCATTGACGGGCGCCTGCGATTGGCCGACATCTCTCCCCGGCTGGTGCAACTGCTCAAACTTTTTGCGCCTTTCGGGCCACAAAACACCAGACCTATTTTTCAAAGCGACCATTTACAGGTGGTGGGAAATCCCGCAATCGTAGGCAGAAATCACTTGAAATTTCGTGTTCGTCAGGACGGTATTGTTTTCGACGCCATCGGCTTCAATCTGGGAGATTTGATTTACCGCATCGAACCGGGCTCGCAAAACCTGGACATGGCCTATGTCATTGAAGAAAATACCTACATGGGACGAACTCAGTTGCAGTTGCGCGTGAAAGATTTAAGATAG
- a CDS encoding SH3 domain-containing protein: MKRQYQSNEGFGQSDFVRRFSLFLGLMTLTLFVYCSPEFISQPNRLVVQTATVVRSGPGAKYKEIATVKAGTQLFLLESENDWHRVELPDGRRGWIFQGVARKIGREKVVVLKENAKVRRGPGEEYSAFAIIKKGKELLCDGERGNWFYVELIKGRNGWISKKDAEKVSFRNVVTIKATYAYRDADRKSGILLNISEGAELVQLGKVGAFYQIRLPGGQIGYVHESAVDVVRERTIRVKDRAVLRRGSNEGYGVVDTLEVGMQLTKLTQKGDWIEVKTSDGRTGWIHKSAVATTVSSSGEEFIEEKPVYLITNQDSNIREKPGTKQAKLTRVKKGKLLLKLGQENDWIKIKLADGRIGWIWEPLVDYDITLLLTKLDCNIRFGPSTRYQLIKRASKGMPLVRLEERNGWTRVRFDEGDIGWIKNGLFVPLDSLLFANRDCNVRKGPGTQYERIERILYGTFVYYLGKTKDWYKIRLIPDNETEGKVGYIQEDLLSLSGNEFRTNERANIRKGPSTDYAIIANLPPQSRLRKIGEKKDWVHVRLDDKRTGWVYKKLVSYAFSPYPRYKGSARISTLAVTLSPPVLTQNTETPATAPVSASAPTTGAGNNSYWKLSTTKAENSSYGSKEQTKIAVNFRTQPDTSASIIMTLPPQTLLTKIAPSGEWWEVMTQDGVYGWVHQVAFGLAETKYLYAQKNANIRYGPGTNYKIIDQARAGDVFTRMEKRGKWYYVQYKNSKRGWIREDLVDVQRVAPGLLPEFTSIPAYGRAITRVNSKLYKGPSKNYPAKRNLPQNTYLKIVGKFRQWTEVELLGNLDRGWVPNADILNKYHSRIITVKDAEVYVAPNTQSGLVTRVRRALTFRPIDQRNEWFRIVVGGQTGWINLRDVAALKYPDVYVNQPEVNVRRLPDIQSKKIAVLKEGTKLKPTDDEGDWLFVKMPRGDKSWIHKKLVDLQEFPYVIVTSDANVYQKPTAGSILKGRVKREERFLALNKNSNWYKISYRTDDVGWIYAGFVKEDVKGTQLIRERTELRMGPGKDYELIGYVKKGTQAKWLNEVNKWRQVEVKTRQRWLGLFCRNKTAGIKENDRPDYGQCLQKTGL; the protein is encoded by the coding sequence TTGAAACGACAATATCAAAGTAATGAAGGTTTCGGCCAGAGCGATTTCGTCAGGCGATTTTCCCTCTTTTTGGGTTTGATGACGTTAACATTATTCGTTTATTGCTCGCCGGAATTCATCTCTCAACCGAATCGTTTGGTGGTACAAACAGCGACGGTTGTTCGCTCTGGCCCCGGCGCAAAATACAAAGAGATCGCCACCGTGAAAGCAGGGACGCAGCTTTTTTTGTTGGAGTCTGAAAATGATTGGCATCGCGTGGAGCTTCCCGACGGTCGCCGCGGGTGGATTTTCCAGGGAGTGGCGCGAAAAATAGGTCGGGAAAAAGTGGTTGTACTTAAAGAAAATGCAAAAGTTCGCCGCGGACCGGGCGAAGAATACAGCGCGTTCGCCATTATCAAAAAGGGCAAAGAATTGCTATGCGACGGTGAGCGCGGAAATTGGTTCTACGTCGAGTTGATTAAGGGACGCAACGGTTGGATTTCCAAAAAGGACGCCGAAAAAGTATCTTTTCGCAATGTCGTCACCATCAAAGCCACTTATGCCTATCGGGACGCTGACAGGAAATCAGGCATCTTGCTGAATATCAGTGAAGGCGCTGAACTCGTTCAATTGGGGAAAGTGGGAGCTTTTTATCAGATTCGACTTCCCGGGGGACAAATCGGCTATGTTCACGAATCAGCGGTAGATGTGGTAAGAGAACGCACAATCCGGGTGAAAGATCGCGCTGTTTTGCGTCGCGGCTCAAACGAGGGCTACGGCGTCGTTGATACGCTGGAAGTGGGCATGCAACTGACAAAATTGACGCAGAAGGGCGATTGGATCGAAGTAAAGACCAGCGATGGCAGAACAGGCTGGATACACAAAAGCGCCGTCGCGACCACTGTTTCTTCTTCCGGCGAAGAATTTATTGAAGAAAAGCCGGTTTATCTAATTACTAATCAAGATTCCAATATTCGCGAAAAGCCCGGAACGAAGCAGGCCAAACTGACGCGCGTCAAAAAAGGGAAACTTTTGTTGAAACTTGGTCAGGAGAATGATTGGATAAAAATCAAATTGGCCGACGGACGCATCGGATGGATTTGGGAGCCATTGGTTGATTATGATATAACGCTTTTACTGACAAAATTAGACTGCAATATCCGTTTTGGCCCGAGCACAAGATATCAGCTTATCAAACGAGCTTCCAAAGGAATGCCACTTGTGCGGTTGGAGGAAAGGAACGGCTGGACCAGAGTCAGATTTGACGAAGGAGATATCGGCTGGATAAAAAACGGACTTTTTGTGCCGCTTGACAGCCTCCTGTTCGCTAATAGAGATTGCAATGTTCGCAAAGGGCCGGGAACTCAGTACGAACGCATCGAGAGAATTCTGTATGGAACGTTCGTTTATTATCTGGGGAAAACAAAAGATTGGTACAAAATTCGTCTGATTCCCGATAACGAGACTGAAGGAAAAGTCGGTTACATCCAGGAGGATTTATTGAGCCTGTCAGGCAATGAATTTAGGACGAATGAAAGGGCTAATATTCGTAAGGGGCCTTCGACTGATTACGCGATTATTGCAAATTTGCCGCCTCAATCGCGTTTGAGGAAAATCGGAGAAAAAAAAGATTGGGTACATGTCCGTCTTGACGATAAAAGAACAGGCTGGGTTTACAAAAAGCTGGTTTCGTATGCATTTTCGCCCTATCCGCGCTACAAAGGAAGCGCCCGGATTTCAACGCTGGCGGTGACTCTTTCTCCGCCGGTCCTGACGCAAAATACAGAAACGCCAGCGACCGCTCCCGTCTCCGCTTCAGCTCCAACAACTGGCGCTGGCAATAATAGTTACTGGAAACTGAGCACTACAAAGGCGGAGAATAGCTCATACGGCTCAAAGGAGCAAACGAAGATTGCCGTAAATTTCAGAACGCAACCGGATACGTCCGCTTCAATTATTATGACTTTGCCGCCGCAAACTCTGCTGACAAAAATCGCTCCTTCCGGAGAATGGTGGGAAGTGATGACACAGGATGGCGTTTACGGCTGGGTGCATCAGGTGGCTTTTGGCCTGGCAGAGACGAAATATTTGTACGCGCAAAAAAATGCCAATATCCGTTATGGCCCGGGAACAAATTATAAAATTATTGACCAGGCAAGAGCGGGGGATGTGTTCACTCGTATGGAGAAAAGAGGAAAGTGGTATTATGTCCAATACAAAAACAGCAAACGCGGCTGGATTCGTGAGGATTTAGTTGACGTGCAGCGCGTTGCGCCGGGGCTGTTGCCCGAATTTACGTCGATTCCGGCGTACGGAAGAGCCATAACCCGAGTAAATTCCAAATTGTACAAAGGACCTTCGAAAAATTATCCGGCGAAAAGAAATTTGCCGCAAAATACTTATTTGAAAATTGTCGGCAAATTCCGCCAGTGGACGGAAGTGGAATTGCTGGGAAATCTTGATCGGGGATGGGTTCCCAATGCGGATATTTTGAACAAATATCACTCGCGAATTATTACGGTGAAAGATGCGGAAGTTTACGTTGCTCCGAATACGCAATCCGGATTAGTAACGCGCGTGAGACGGGCGCTGACTTTCCGACCCATCGATCAGCGAAATGAGTGGTTTCGCATTGTGGTCGGCGGACAAACCGGCTGGATAAATTTGCGCGATGTTGCCGCGTTGAAATACCCCGACGTTTACGTCAATCAGCCGGAAGTCAACGTGAGACGCTTGCCTGACATTCAATCGAAAAAAATAGCGGTGCTCAAAGAAGGCACAAAGTTGAAACCCACTGACGATGAGGGAGATTGGTTGTTCGTGAAAATGCCGCGAGGAGACAAAAGCTGGATTCACAAGAAATTAGTTGATTTGCAGGAATTTCCTTACGTCATTGTCACCTCCGACGCCAATGTGTATCAGAAACCGACCGCAGGCAGCATTTTGAAAGGCAGGGTGAAACGCGAAGAACGTTTTTTGGCGTTGAATAAAAATTCAAATTGGTACAAAATTTCCTACCGCACCGATGATGTTGGCTGGATTTACGCGGGTTTTGTGAAAGAAGACGTCAAAGGCACACAACTCATTCGCGAGCGGACGGAACTGAGAATGGGACCCGGAAAAGATTATGAGTTGATAGGCTATGTGAAAAAAGGAACACAGGCGAAGTGGCTCAATGAAGTTAATAAATGGCGTCAGGTCGAGGTTAAAACCAGGCAGCGTTGGCTGGGTTTATTCTGCCGAAACAAAACCGCTGGAATTAAAGAAAATGACCGCCCAGATTATGGGCAATGCCTACAAAAAACCGGATTATAA
- a CDS encoding SH3 domain-containing protein translates to MTAQIMGNAYKKPDYNSTIVGRVLKGKTYKPFEKKGEFYKIQLSDGVYGWAPMDSFKSKKKKTVFTLDVAKLRSGPGPGYGVLQKLEPATDLIVLGSYGQYYQVEIKETKLRGYILKAMVFE, encoded by the coding sequence ATGACCGCCCAGATTATGGGCAATGCCTACAAAAAACCGGATTATAATTCAACTATTGTCGGCAGAGTGCTAAAAGGAAAAACTTACAAACCATTTGAAAAAAAGGGAGAGTTTTACAAAATTCAGTTGTCAGACGGCGTGTATGGCTGGGCGCCCATGGACAGCTTTAAAAGCAAAAAAAAGAAGACAGTTTTTACGCTTGATGTGGCGAAACTCCGGTCTGGCCCCGGACCGGGTTACGGAGTGCTACAAAAACTCGAACCGGCGACGGATCTCATCGTTCTCGGCTCTTACGGTCAGTATTATCAGGTCGAAATCAAAGAGACGAAATTGCGCGGCTATATTTTAAAAGCGATGGTTTTTGAATAG
- a CDS encoding class I SAM-dependent methyltransferase, giving the protein MGKKNQPNSQHVAEKISALQFNLFAEQHLKRDHKDFVTFLIRELDIPYRAHALHIGCRSGQLSLELARRMPEIDLLAVDEDEEMVRVAQENQRSAGVGNVRFRHLTLHQLTDLKSDSFDAVISYQFLHCSEDPIFLLNQIWRTVKKKGKFAIQDYRSDLQLLGKIGIWFAATTMSNEIRKYWRGQFRSSYSLREIVAVLLKTEMKDWKIRTTLLDFLVYYGMKEE; this is encoded by the coding sequence ATGGGGAAAAAAAATCAACCGAACAGCCAACATGTCGCGGAAAAAATTTCCGCCCTGCAATTTAATCTGTTCGCCGAACAGCATTTGAAGCGCGATCACAAAGATTTCGTGACATTTTTGATCCGGGAATTGGACATTCCGTACCGGGCACACGCCCTGCACATTGGCTGTCGCAGCGGACAGTTGAGTCTCGAATTGGCGCGCAGAATGCCGGAGATTGATCTGCTTGCTGTGGACGAGGACGAGGAAATGGTTCGTGTCGCGCAGGAAAATCAGCGTAGCGCCGGCGTGGGGAATGTCCGTTTCCGGCATCTGACGTTGCATCAGTTGACTGACCTCAAATCCGATTCTTTTGACGCCGTTATTTCATATCAATTTCTTCATTGTTCAGAAGACCCGATTTTTTTGTTAAATCAAATCTGGCGAACGGTGAAAAAAAAGGGCAAGTTTGCCATTCAGGATTATCGGAGCGATTTGCAATTGCTCGGAAAAATCGGTATTTGGTTCGCTGCTACGACAATGAGCAATGAGATTCGAAAATATTGGAGAGGGCAATTTCGTTCGAGCTATTCTCTGCGGGAGATTGTCGCTGTGCTGCTGAAAACAGAAATGAAAGACTGGAAAATCAGAACCACGCTGCTGGATTTTTTGGTTTATTATGGGATGAAAGAAGAATAG
- a CDS encoding SMC family ATPase — protein sequence MIIKRLTLKNYRRFRSLDLELPENIIGILGSNGSGKTTIVESIGWCLYGNRIRRTDKQDIRSQFCQTSDVTAVSLEFELQGENYRIERELRGKTAIIEAAIYRGDLKEPIAVQERGVNEMVEKLLNLDYRSFFISVFARQKDLAALSMFRPEERKKSIARLINIDAIEQARKDVRADKNIKAEKKNGIEAHLADEEELKAKKKELKMALKEASSDLDQRKKSLISLQKELDDVKSEFEVQSQKREQFLQLSAQIENKKNISLEFEKRQKQSEKEIDQILEAKKEYEEQKNKLKEFEKVQRRKDKLDKEASRFSALRAYQEEIKRMETQVTRERVRLTRLTEELEGAEEIQKQLGKIDEQIAELQSEQAKLQQNRLDNQGQLTSIATKGKDTRKRKDKIEELGAESPCPVCTRPLKDHYEKVLRQFNSELQDLRVRYLELEKSEKEIVSKTQEVELQLKKANQERDLLLQSHEQYRQRQKQRDESERELRNFREQLREAKERISKLGKVEYDEKIHAQIKKQYKELYQIRDRLLRHEEKIKRLAQVREELDRVQMALAQYATEIKQETKRLEALEYDAELFDRTKKALTEKQKALDEIKENIHQQEQRRLSIIKDLEHLTADIERNKQIRKQIAQMQQEITYLEALDYHFGIFRQELSGRIRPIIAARASELLHLTTHGRYSILELDENYNIFLYDQAEKFPLARFSGGEQDLANLCLRIAISQVVAERSGRSQINFIVLDEIFASQDEHRRELIMTALQQLATQFRQIFIITHVENIKDSLPVVIFVKEKSALESEAIVV from the coding sequence ATGATCATCAAACGACTGACACTGAAAAATTACCGCCGATTTCGCTCGCTGGATCTGGAATTGCCGGAAAATATCATCGGTATTCTCGGCAGTAACGGTTCCGGGAAGACAACGATTGTAGAATCCATTGGTTGGTGTCTCTACGGAAATCGCATTCGGCGTACGGATAAGCAGGACATTCGTTCGCAATTTTGTCAGACGAGCGACGTTACTGCCGTGTCGTTGGAGTTTGAACTTCAGGGAGAAAATTACCGCATCGAGCGCGAACTGCGCGGAAAAACAGCGATCATCGAAGCAGCTATTTATCGCGGCGATTTGAAAGAGCCCATTGCGGTTCAGGAGCGCGGCGTTAACGAGATGGTGGAAAAATTGCTCAATCTGGATTATCGGTCGTTTTTCATTTCTGTTTTCGCCCGGCAGAAAGATTTGGCGGCGCTGTCCATGTTTCGTCCTGAGGAACGCAAAAAAAGCATCGCCCGCTTGATAAACATTGACGCCATTGAGCAGGCGCGAAAGGATGTTCGGGCGGACAAAAATATCAAAGCCGAAAAGAAAAACGGGATTGAAGCCCATTTGGCGGATGAGGAAGAACTGAAGGCGAAGAAAAAAGAGCTTAAAATGGCTTTGAAAGAAGCCTCCTCCGATCTCGATCAACGGAAAAAATCGCTGATTTCTCTGCAAAAGGAATTAGATGATGTCAAGTCTGAATTTGAAGTCCAATCCCAAAAACGAGAACAGTTTTTGCAATTGAGCGCCCAAATTGAAAACAAGAAAAATATCAGTCTGGAATTTGAAAAGCGCCAGAAACAATCGGAGAAAGAAATCGATCAGATTCTCGAAGCGAAGAAGGAGTACGAAGAACAAAAGAATAAGTTGAAGGAGTTTGAAAAGGTTCAAAGAAGAAAAGACAAGTTGGACAAAGAGGCCAGCCGTTTTTCGGCGCTTCGGGCATATCAGGAAGAAATAAAAAGAATGGAAACGCAGGTGACTCGCGAACGTGTGCGGCTCACGCGACTCACGGAGGAACTGGAAGGCGCCGAGGAAATTCAAAAGCAATTGGGAAAAATTGACGAACAAATCGCTGAATTGCAAAGCGAGCAGGCGAAACTTCAGCAGAATCGGCTCGACAACCAGGGGCAATTGACGTCGATTGCGACCAAGGGAAAAGATACGCGGAAACGAAAGGATAAAATCGAAGAATTAGGCGCGGAGAGCCCGTGTCCTGTGTGCACGCGTCCGCTGAAAGATCACTATGAAAAAGTCCTGCGCCAATTTAATTCCGAGCTTCAGGATTTGCGGGTGCGATATCTTGAATTGGAAAAGTCAGAAAAAGAGATTGTGAGTAAAACTCAGGAGGTAGAACTCCAGCTCAAGAAAGCGAATCAGGAACGAGATTTGTTGCTGCAAAGCCATGAACAATACCGACAGAGACAAAAGCAACGGGATGAATCCGAAAGGGAATTGAGAAATTTCCGTGAGCAATTGCGGGAAGCAAAGGAACGCATCTCCAAACTGGGCAAAGTGGAATACGATGAAAAAATTCATGCGCAAATCAAGAAACAATACAAAGAACTTTATCAGATCAGAGATCGGTTGCTGCGGCACGAGGAAAAAATCAAGCGGCTGGCGCAAGTCCGCGAAGAATTAGATCGGGTGCAAATGGCGTTGGCGCAATACGCGACGGAAATAAAACAAGAGACTAAACGGTTGGAAGCGCTGGAGTATGATGCGGAATTATTTGATCGTACGAAAAAAGCGTTGACTGAAAAGCAGAAAGCGCTCGATGAAATAAAGGAAAACATCCACCAACAGGAACAGCGCCGACTTTCTATCATCAAAGATTTGGAACATTTGACGGCGGATATTGAAAGAAATAAGCAAATACGCAAGCAAATAGCTCAAATGCAGCAGGAAATTACATATCTGGAGGCGTTGGATTATCATTTTGGAATATTCAGACAGGAGCTTTCCGGAAGAATTCGGCCAATAATTGCGGCGAGGGCTTCCGAACTGTTGCATTTGACAACTCATGGCAGATATTCCATACTTGAGTTGGATGAAAACTACAACATTTTCCTCTATGACCAAGCGGAAAAATTCCCGCTGGCGCGATTTTCCGGCGGCGAGCAGGATCTGGCAAATTTATGTTTGCGTATCGCCATCAGTCAGGTTGTTGCTGAACGCTCTGGTAGGTCGCAGATTAATTTCATCGTGCTCGATGAAATTTTCGCGTCCCAAGACGAGCATCGCCGCGAGCTCATCATGACGGCGCTGCAGCAGTTGGCGACGCAATTCCGGCAAATTTTTATCATTACGCATGTGGAAAATATCAAAGATTCTCTGCCGGTGGTCATTTTTGTTAAAGAAAAGTCAGCGCTGGAGAGCGAGGCAATTGTGGTCTGA
- a CDS encoding Smr/MutS family protein: MKDDERDSTQNDESEDEEFPEYIYVTDVLDLHGFFPEQAEEMVAEFLNQAVELQLSQVRIIHGKGRSKMKWTVHQVLKEHPAVVSFRDAPPEFGGWGATIVEF; this comes from the coding sequence TTGAAAGATGACGAACGCGATTCCACGCAAAACGACGAAAGCGAAGACGAGGAGTTTCCCGAATACATTTACGTAACAGACGTGCTGGATTTGCACGGTTTTTTCCCGGAGCAAGCGGAAGAGATGGTGGCGGAGTTTTTGAATCAGGCGGTGGAATTACAATTATCTCAAGTGAGAATTATTCACGGTAAAGGCCGCAGTAAAATGAAGTGGACAGTGCATCAGGTCTTAAAAGAACATCCCGCCGTCGTTTCGTTTCGCGATGCGCCGCCGGAATTTGGCGGTTGGGGAGCGACGATTGTGGAGTTTTGA